The Candidatus Paceibacterota bacterium genome includes the window AACAGTAATATATGCTATAACAAAAAGTGGTATAGAAATAATCGCAGCCTACTATTAAAGAAATAATAAATATGAGATTTACATACGATAAAAAAGTGAAATGCGGCTATCTATATTTTAAGGAAGATAAGGCGGCCAAGACTCTAAAGTTTAGTCGATTTTTGAATGTAGATTTAAATAAAAAGGGACACCTAGTTGGAGTAGAATTTTTGCATATTTCACTCCCAGCTTTTTTAGTTTCGAGTTTTATTTCTAAAACCACATCTGGTTTTTAGGTCAGTTTTAATTTTTATTTTTGATTTCTTCAGTCAGTTTTGCGACGAGAGCGGCGAGGGTGAGCGAGCCGAGGTTGCCATGATCGCGACTTTCGAGAGTGGCTTCGCCCGAGGCGAGCTCTTTGTCGCCAATGACAAGTGAGTAGGGAACTTTTTCAATTTTAC containing:
- a CDS encoding DUF2283 domain-containing protein, encoding MRFTYDKKVKCGYLYFKEDKAAKTLKFSRFLNVDLNKKGHLVGVEFLHISLPAFLVSSFISKTTSGF